The genomic segment CTTTATGCGACCATGCAGGTACCAAACTTGCCACCAAAGTATATGGTGCAACTACTATTGGCCCTTATTGTAAAATAGGCGGCGAAGTAAATAATGTGGTGATGTGGGGTTATAGCAATAAAGGACATGATGGTTTCTTAGGCAATGCAGTAATAGGAGAGTGGTGTAATATAGGAGCCGATACCAATAATAGTAATCTCAAAAATAATTATACTTCCGTAAAACTATGGAGTTATATCACAGAGAAATTTGAAAATACTGGCCAAACTTTTTGTGGACTGATGATGGCCGACCATGCCAAATGTGGAATCAATACCATGTTTAATACAGGCACAGTAGTGGGTGTTGCAGCTAATATATTTGGAGCTGGTTTTCCGCGTAATTATATACCTTCTTTTGCATGGGGTGGTGCACAAGGTTTTGATACTTTTTCATTGCCTAAAGTTTATGAAATGGCCACTATCATGGCTGCACGTCGTGCTATAGAATTTTCGGATTTAGATAAGGGAATACTCAAACATTTATTTGAGGAGGGAAGTAGTAGTAGGTTTTGGGAGCGGTAAAAAGTATATATATTATTACTGATTTATATTATTAATTGCTATAATCAAAATAGAGATAATATATTAAATTGGGCAACGGCTTCAGAATATCAGAATGCTAAATTTGAAATTGAAAGAGCGGATAGCATTAAAAACTTTGCAAAAATAGGAGAGGTAAAAGGAAGTAATAATTCAACAACAACAATTCATTACACTTATACTGATTATAATGCACCCATAGGTGAGAATTATTATCGACTTCGCCAGGTTGATTACAATGGCAGTTATAGTTACTCAAATTCTATACTAATAAAAACTATATTATCTAGTCTAGGACTCGAAGTATTTCCAATACCATTTACAAAGGAAATAAATATTAAAATTACGGCAAATAATCAGGACCCTATCGAGTTGAGATTGGTAGATGCGTTAGGTCAGGAAGTTTATTCGCAACGGATAGTTTCACCGCTTGCTGATAATATGATAGCAGTACCCACAAATAATTTAGCTAAGGGAATATATTACCTACAAATTCTCAAAAATGACAATATTAAAATGGTAAAAACTATAAAAACGGAATAGTTTTTATTACATCCTCTGCCTCAAAACTTCATATAATATAATACCTGCAGCCACCGAAACATTTAAAGAACCTATATGCCCAAACTGCGGTAAAGAAACTCTTCCATTGCAGAGCTTAAGAACCCCAGGGGCAATGCCTTTGGCCTCATTTCCCATTACCAAAGCAAGTGGTTGATTTAGTTGTGTATTATATATATTCTCTGGAGCTTTTTCGGTACAAGCAAATATAAATATATCAGCCGAGGCTAATTGTTGCAAGGCATATTTAACATTATTAACCCTACATATTTTTAAATGGTGTATAGCTCCTGCAGATGCTTTAATTGTTTCTTCATTAAAAGGTGCCGAGTTGTTCTGCGGAACTATTATACAATTTACGCCTGCAACTTCTGCCGTACGGCAAATGGCACCAAGATTCCGCACATCCGTAATACCATCGAGCACCAAAAACAAGGGCATTTTTTCTGCAGTATTCATTTCAGCGATAACCTCTTCCACTTCTGCAAATTTTATAGCCGACAAAACTGCTACCACACCTTGGTGATTTTTTTCCCGGTACTTTTCAAAAAATTCACGCGGACAATCCTTTAAAGGTATATGATACTTATTACATAAAAAACGCAAATGGCGGTGCAATTCATTATCCGTTCCTTTTTGTACATTTACTTTTTCTATTTCTTTACCAGCATCAATGGCTTCAATTACCGCACGGGTTCCATATATATATAATTGATCGTTCATAGTTGATATTTAATGAGCCCCGATAGCTATTGGGGTGATTTAATGATTGATTTCTCGAAACTGCCCGTGGTTGAGTGTTTTCACCAACCACTATATCCATCGATTATTCTCCCCAAAGTTTTAACTGTTCCAATTTAATCTTTTCTTTAAAAAATAATTTTGTGGTCTGTTGAAATGAAGGTGTAAAATCGCTCACATAAAAATGATATTCAGCTTTCTTTTTTCCGATATTGAGCAAATGATTTTTTGCCAAAATAT from the Bacteroidota bacterium genome contains:
- the rlmB gene encoding 23S rRNA (guanosine(2251)-2'-O)-methyltransferase RlmB gives rise to the protein MNDQLYIYGTRAVIEAIDAGKEIEKVNVQKGTDNELHRHLRFLCNKYHIPLKDCPREFFEKYREKNHQGVVAVLSAIKFAEVEEVIAEMNTAEKMPLFLVLDGITDVRNLGAICRTAEVAGVNCIIVPQNNSAPFNEETIKASAGAIHHLKICRVNNVKYALQQLASADIFIFACTEKAPENIYNTQLNQPLALVMGNEAKGIAPGVLKLCNGRVSLPQFGHIGSLNVSVAAGIILYEVLRQRM